A stretch of DNA from Triticum dicoccoides isolate Atlit2015 ecotype Zavitan chromosome 2A, WEW_v2.0, whole genome shotgun sequence:
TAGGATACGGGACGGCGGCGCTCGATGCGAAAGGAGATGGTGCAGCACGATCTACCGGGACGGCGGCTTCGAGGTCCGCAAAGGAGGCGCGACCGGCAAGGATTAGTCGCGGAGCTCGCCGAGGCGCGCGGTGGCCGTGGTGGCGGAGATGACTCGACCCTCGGGGTTCTTCCAGGACGCCCTGCGCCGGGACCCCTCGTGCTTGATCAGGATGCCCGCCGCCCGCAACGactccttccccgccgccgccccgccatctTTCCCTTCCTCCTCCGGTCGCTTCGGGTGGTTGGCTCCCCTTCGCTAGCGCCCATGGGGCAGAAGAGGAGGAGTGGTAGGCCGGCGATGGCGATTTTTCGGGAGAGAGATTGGATCGGGGAGAGGGCTGAGGTAATGGGGGCGGGGCCGCGAGGACCGGGGGACACGGAGCTCTAGCACGATGGGCAGACCACGGCGTCTGCCGGCAGAACAATTAATCTGAGCCATTGATTTGGGTTGCAGAATATTGATGTAATATGGACAGTAGGATGTATATTTAACTTAATTTGATAGGAGGGTCCTGGTTAGGGCATATACaagggttgataagatagtcttatcttaagttttaCGTGTAAATTAGATATGACAAAAAAatatctacaatgggtcatctcttagctttattttcaataattagttgttcctaaaaatatggtgagacaaattgtgctaagagatcatctcttgtcttctcttaaataagacaagacaagccttctcttatgatttgtctctcctccacctcatcatttatcttaCGTGACATtcttaagatagaaccattgtacatgctcttatccTGTGTATAGTTTGTTGTGTGGTTTTAGGGGGAGttgtgtttgctcttttaataATAGTATAGATATAGAAAACGGTATCCGTGACTGTCACATTTTTTTTTTGGTTGGTTACCGTTGGCTACTCGATTTCGTAGCGATCGCGTTTCCGGCCGGTTCCCCCGATCGATCCCTACATACTTCCTACTTCTGCGGCGCTGCCCACGGCAACCAACGCCACCCACGACCACGCCAGTAATGTAGATCTTCGTCAAGACCATCACCGGGCACACTCTCACCCTCGAGGTCAAGGGCACCGACACCGTCGACAGCGTCAATGCTCGGATCCAGGACAAGCAAGGGATCGCCGGCACCGCATCCCAAGACGACCCGCGCCAGCTGCCGTCGCTCGTCTTCGCCGGGAAGCAGCTAGACGAGGAGGACGGCCGGACGCTGGCCGACTACGGCATCGGCAAGGAGTCGACGCTGCACCACGTGCTCGGCCTCCGCGGCGGCTTCCGGCAACGAAGCTGCTACCCCAATCACATCAACCCCACCCTCCTAGCGCTTGCGCTCCGCTACAACGAGAACAAGATGATCTGCCGCAAGTACGTGCTTGATTTTTTCCATCTCCGTCCTAATTAAGTTTTCTCCGGCCGCACGCACCCCATTGATTCATTTACAGGTGCTATGGACGTCTTCCTCCGGGGGCTACCAACTGCCGCAAGAAGAAGTGCGGCCACACCAATGACGTATGTATTTTACTCTCTTCAGAATTCAGATTAGTATGAGTTTTTGTTGCCAATAACGTCCTACCTCGTAacatattttttcttcttcttcagctaAGGCCGAAGAAACGTTTCGATGGTAGAGCAGGTTTACGAGGGAAATAGTGACATCCATATGATGTACCTACCACAAAGCGACCATAAGGACCGATTATATATGCTTCCCTCTGCTGCACCAGTGATCAGCAGGTTTACAAGTTACAACAGTGAGCATTGAACAATCATACTCTCTTCTTGCTAGCCGCTGGTGTTGAGAACACTCGTGCAGCAATTAGTattgcaatgttctccttgataggTTCATGAAGATTGCCAGCGATAAGAATCTCATCCAATACTTAGGCCTGAAAAATTCACCATTGGTACTCATGGGAATTAGTCTGTACTAAAAAGAATAGCTCTGGAAAGAAATTTCATATAACTCCACTACTGGTTCTTCAATGTCAACATTTCAGCATATATGTGAATATTAGATCAACTTCACATACCTACAGAAATTAGGAAAAACACGCATGCTGCAGTGCAGCTCCTGTGTCCTCGTAAGATTCGGCGTGCCTACCACATCCTTGCAGGTTGCGGTGCGACACATACATCCTTGGTGGCGGCGCCCACATCCACGCTTAGGCAGGCACAATATAACAGAAAAATAATGTGGACCAAATGTTCATGGAATTTTGCACTGTGATATAGGCTACAAACGGGTATGATAGGCGAGATTCCTCAAATTTCCATTGTACCATAATGCCTAACTCAGGAATTTTGCACCATATCTTCTTATTTGGCACTACACCAACATTTAGCATGGCAGCAACGACCACATAACGCCTTCATCACTGGTGAGCGATCTGATCCTGTCTCTTCCTACCTGTGAAAACACAAATATTAAATTCTATTGTTAAAGATATATTCATAACATGTGAATAAGAGGGGATAGCAATATGGCAATTTAATGTCTAATCGACCCTGCAAGTTGGCAGCATGCCAAGTGATTATCAGTTTTAAACATAGTCTTTAACTATAAGAATGACTGCACTACAATTCATCATTTCTTTGTTCCAAGCATTTATATCCTGAATAAGAGATAGTACAAGGAAAAACTTAAAGTATGCTAATGCGGTGTAGTGCCATCAGGCATGGATAAGTATGCAAGGAAAAACTCATGTTCTGGGCATTTTATACCCCGAAGATGCATGGAACAACCAATAATAAAAAGATTAGGAAAATTATGCATCTTTGTTCCCCTTGATAAATCATGTAACACTCTGAAACACAAAAAGATCATTATCCGTTGTCAACGGAGTAAAGAAAGAACAAATTATCTTCATACCCCTATATTTATGAAAAATATTTAGTCAACAAGAACATGTATAGTTGCCCACTTCATTGCAAACCAACTCACGTGTGCAGCAAGgttattaattaattaatgtaaAATATGTCTGTCACTTAACAAAGTTTAGAACCAAATGGACAACTAcaaagaagcataaatattttgtATTCCTTTTTGGTTTCCCTTACATATTGCGGGCAGCGTATGATACTTATCTAAAATACCTAAAGGCACAAAAAAAGCTAGTGAGGAATGAAGAAGCTTTAATCTAACCTCGCCTGATCTGGTCTATTTCCTTGAGCACCCATGCGAGTGTCTTCCCTCTTCTTCATACGCATGGGGCACTGGCAAGTTCTCCGAGGAGGACAGTAGCTCTCATCCACGACCTCCTTGATGTCCTTGGCGAAGTAGCAGGGTGACATCTGGAGCATCGGCGGGTGGGGAGGCCATGGCCGTCGTGGCACCGACTGAGACCCATGGCGGGGTGTCCTCGGAGGGAGGCAGTGGCGCGTGGAGAAGGACCGGCAAGGCATCTGGGGGGGTGGCCCCCATGTCTTGTGGGCGGCATTGGGGCGATCTGGGGGAGGATGAGGAACTTGTGGCGTGCGCATGTGCCTATGCGGGTTCCGTCATTAGGGGGTGGATCAAGAGAGGAGCTTTTTTTCCTTTGTTTAGCGGAAGGGGTGGTGGGGATGAGACAAAAGCAGACGACGAAAAAAAAACAAAGAGCGGAGACTACCAATTCCTTCATTAGattatttgtttcctaattaatgtgattgagcgatttttcttaaaatcaattatttgttttctaattaatgtgattgagtgatttaaggtaagattaattaatttagatttgatctttagagattgttcgtgattgattctacattacgAAATAACTTGCGCCAGCATGGAAAGTTCTGATATGTTcagatttctttcgttgtgtgagagggtgacgcaaaaataaaccgatgaagtgaggggaggggacgaaaaaaaaccatggtagctgggacgaaattgttggggaacgtagcagaaattcaaaattttcctacgtgtcaccaagatctatctatggagaaactagcaacgagggaaggagagtgcatctacatacccttgtagatcgttaagcggaagcgttcaagtgaacggggttgatgaagttgtactcgtcgtgattcaaatcaccgatgatcaagtgccgaacgcacggcacctccgcgttcaacaca
This window harbors:
- the LOC119357579 gene encoding ubiquitin-60S ribosomal protein L40-like — translated: MGQKRRSGRPAMAIFRERDWIGERAEIFVKTITGHTLTLEVKGTDTVDSVNARIQDKQGIAGTASQDDPRQLPSLVFAGKQLDEEDGRTLADYGIGKESTLHHVLGLRGGFRQRSCYPNHINPTLLALALRYNENKMICRKCYGRLPPGATNCRKKKCGHTNDLRPKKRFDGRAGLRGK